From the Montipora capricornis isolate CH-2021 chromosome 2, ASM3666992v2, whole genome shotgun sequence genome, one window contains:
- the LOC138037451 gene encoding tetratricopeptide repeat protein 28-like, whose amino-acid sequence MVDRNVDVLERHMQELSIARKEGDRQGEGLAYFNLGNYYHAVAHFNQAITNYTEALAIFKQVGFRAGEGSAYGNLGSAFRSLGNFKQAIEYHHQRLSIAKEVGDRAGEGAAYGNLGNAYQSLGNFKQAIEYHHQHLSIAKGVGDRAGEGRAYGNLGNAYQSLGNFKQAMEYHHHRLSIAKEVGDRAGEGAAYGNLGNAYKSLGNYKQAIEYHHQHLSIAKGVGDRAREGIAYGNLGNAYQSLGNFKQAIEYYHHRLSIAKEVGDRAGEGAAYGNLGNAYQSLGNYKQAIEYNHQGLSIAKEVGNRAGEGVAYGNLGNAYQSLGNFKQAIEYHHQDLSIVKEVGDRAGEGRAYCNLGNAYQSLGNFKKAIEYHHQDLSIAKEVGDRDGEGRAYCNLGNAYQSLANFKKAIEYHHQHLSIANEVGDRDGEGRAYCNLGNAYQSLVGDRAGEGRAYCNLGNDYESLCYFKQAIEYHHQHLSIANEVGDRDGEGRAYCNLGNAYQSLGNFKQAVEYHHQGLSIAKGVGDRAGEGAAYGNLGNAYQRLGNLKQAIEYHHQRLSIAKEVGDRAGEGTAYCNLGNDYQSLGNFKQAIEYYHQDLSIAKEVGDRAGEGGAYCNLGNAYQSLGNFKQAIEYHHQGLSICKETEDPIGLGIACYHIGLVHEFFGSLSQALNYYRLSIYYFDEVRRLLWSEDAWKISFRDTKGVAYTTLWTALLKNGEVDEALYAAEQGRAQALADILKMQYSIGEKPTMKVTISLVMKDLPSQTVFTALEGNTISFWLLREDIGINFRQKKIKNGTAKSLMKSTFKQINAGTVVRCENRSLYKQRSDFSSRREAVEETVQSLSLSVHSLQPLYDVLVSPIADLIQGDDLVFVPDGHFCLAPFSAMSDSVRIRTIPSLTALKLITMAPNDFQSKNEGLLVGDPYLREVTYSTGEPMYGQLPCAKKEVDIIGELLQTVPLTGKNATKAEVLKRMRSVALIHIAAHGNDGSGEIALAPNPERTSQIPKEEDYMLSLSDVQAVRLQARLVVLSCCHSGQGEIKSEGIVGIARAFLCAGARSVLVSLWAIDDEATFMFMKSFYQHLADRKSASTALHHAMKSLQETKKYSAIKYWAPFVLIGDDVTFEFGQLEHEKNETMSKT is encoded by the exons ATGGTGGATAGAAATGTGGACGTTTTGGAGCGGCATATGCAAGAGCTTAGCATTGCAAGAAAGGAGGGAGACAGACAAGGCGAGGGtttggcttatttcaatctTGGTAACTACTATCATGCTGTAGCTCACTTTAATCAGGCCATAACaaattacacagaagcattagccatttttaagcAAGTGGGTTtcagggctggagaaggaagcgcttatggcaatctcggcagtGCTTTtcgaagtcttggtaatttcaagcaagccatagagtaccaccatcaacgtcttagtatcgcgaaagaggtaggggacagggccggagaaggagcagcctatggcaatctcggcaatgcttatcaaagtcttggtaatttcaagcaggccatagagtaccaccatcaacatcttagtattgcaaaaggggtaggggacagggccggagaaggaagggcctatggcaatctcggcaacgcttatcaaagtcttggtaatttcaagcaagccatggAGTACCACCATCAccgtcttagtattgcgaaagaggtaggggacagggccggagaaggagcagcctatgggaatcttggcaacgcttataaaagtcttggtaattacaagcaagccatagagtaccaccatcaacatcttagtattgcaaaaggggtaggggacagggccagagaaggaatagcctatggcaatctcggcaatgcttatcaaagtcttggcaatttcaagcaagccatagagtactacCATCAccgtcttagtattgcgaaagaggtaggggacagggccggagaaggagcagcctatgggaatcttggcaatgcttatcaaagtcttggtaattatAAGCAAGCCATAGAATACAACCATCAaggtcttagtattgcaaaagaggtaggtaacagggctggagaaggagtagcctatggcaatctcggcaatgcttatcaaagtcttggtaatttcaagcaagccatagagtaccaccatcaagatcttagtattgtaAAAGAGgtgggggacagggccggagaaggaagagcttattgcaatcttggcaatgcttatcaaagtcttggtaatttcaaaaaagccatagagtaccaccatcaagatcttagtattgcaaaagaggtaggggacagggacggggaaggaagagcttattgcaatcttggcaatgcttatcaaagtcttgctAATTTCAAgaaagccatagagtaccaccatcaacatcttagtattgcgaatgaggtaggggacagggacggagaaggaagagcttattgcaacctcggcaatgcttatcaaagtctt gtaggggacagggccggagaaggaagagcttattgcaatcttggCAATGATTATGAAAGTCTTTGttatttcaagcaagccatagagtaccaccatcaacatcttagtattgcgaatgaggtaggggacagggacggggaaggaagagcttattgcaatcttggcaatgcttatcaaagtcttggtaatttcaagcaagccgtagagtaccaccatcaaggtcttagtattgcaaaaggggtgggggacagggccggagaaggagcagcctatggcaatctcggcaatgcttatcaaagaCTTGGTAAtctcaagcaagccatagagtaccaccatcaacgtcttagtattgcaaaagaggtaggggacagggccggagaaggaacagcctattgcaatcttggcaatgattatcaaagtcttggtaatttcaagcaagccatagagtactaccatcaagatcttagtattgcaaaagaggtaggggacagggccggagaaggaggagcttattgcaatcttggcaatgcttatcaaagtcttggtaatttcaagcaagccatagagtaccatcATCAAGGTCTTagtatttgcaaggaaacagaGGACCCAATAGGGCTGGGAATTGCATGTTATCATATCGGTCTTGTTCATGAATTTTTTGGCTCCTTGAGCCAAGCTCTTAATTACTATCGTCTAagcatttattattttgatgaagTTAGGCGTCTTCTTTGGTCAgaggatgcatggaaaataagctttcgtgacaCAAAGGGTGTTGCGTACACCACTCTGTGGACAGCActcttgaagaatggagaggttgatgaagctttgtatgctgctgagcaaggacgagcacaggctttggcAGACATTTTAAAGATGCAATACAGCATTGGTGAGAAACCTACAATGAAGGTAACTATCTCTTTGGTTATGAAAgatctaccttcacaaactgttttcacagcacttgaagggaacacgatcagcttctggttgctAAGAGAGGATATCGGgataaattttagacaaaagaaaatcaaaaatgGAACTGCCAAGTCTCTGATGAAAAGTACTTTTAAACAGATCAATGCGGGGACCGTTGTACGATGTGAGAATCGTTCGCTTTACAAACAACGCAGTGACTTCTCGAGCAGAAGGGAAGCTGTTGAAGAAACCGTTCAGTCCTTGAGCTTGTCTGTGCACTCTTTGCAGCCtttgtatgatgtcttagtcAGTCCTATAGCAGACTTGATCCAGGGTGATGACTTAgtgtttgttcctgatggacacttttgtctggctcctttttctgcaatgagtgactctgtcaggatccgtacAATTCCCTCGCTGACTGCTTTAAAATTGATCACTATGGCACCTAACGACTTCCAAAGTAAGAATGAAGGGCTGCTTGTAGGTGATCCGTACTTGAGGGAAGTCACTTACAGCACTGGTGAGCCCATGTATGGACAGCTGCCATGTGCGAAGAAAGAGGTGGATATaattggagaacttctgcagaccgtgcctcttacaggaaaaaatgcaaccaaagctgaggtgctgaaaagaatgaggtcagttgctttaatccacattgctgcacatgggAATGACGGatctggagaaattgctttggccccaaatcccgaACGCACATCCCAGATCCCCAaagaggaagattacatgttatcGTTGAGCGATGTTCAAGCAGTTCGTCTtcaggcaagactggttgtgcttagttgctgtcatagtggccagggagagataaaatctgagggtattgtgggaatagctagggctttcctgtgtgctggtgcccggtctgtcCTGGTAtcactctgggcaatcgatGACGAGGCGACCTTCATGTTCATGAAGAGTTTCTatcaacacttggcagatagaaaaagtgcaagtacagctcttcaccatgctatgaaatctcttcaGGAGACAAAGAAGTATTCGGCCAtaaaatactgggcgccatttgtgctaattggcgatgatgtcacctttGAGTTTGGGCAGCTCGAAcacgaaaagaatg aaacGATGTCCAAAACGTGA
- the LOC138037452 gene encoding uncharacterized protein gives MKREVARNSEFWTNEVSFYLDGVSFVHKYNPQSGAASNRSRVWRRKDEGLEVTAKGSKELAGGRRLHVVVAIAYGKGVILKVPYEKMTGDFFRNFIREHFNITFAQAGPKTDGRRLFVMDNDPSQTSRLARDALEEIEAEFHEIPPRSPDLNPIENIFHLVKRYLESEAISRNITRESFEEFQARVLRAFDCICTETIDNTIASLNKRIEAILASKGGRTKY, from the coding sequence ATGAAGCGGGAGGTGGCaagaaattctgaattctgGACTAACGAAGTTTCGTTTTATTTGGATGGTGTATCTTTCGTGCATAAGTATAATCCACAGAGCGGCGCAGCCTCGAACAGATCAAGGGTATGGCGTAGGAAAGACGAAGGCCTTGAGGTAACCGCGAAGGGTTCGAAAGAGTTGGCCGGAGGGAGAAGATTGCATGTTGTGGTGGCGATAGCATACGGGAAAGGAGTTATTCTAAAAGTGCCGTACGAAAAAATGACCGGTGATTTTTTTCGAAACTTCATAAGGGAACATTTCAACATTACGTTTGCGCAAGCTGGTCCCAAAACAGATGGAAgacgtttatttgttatggaTAACGACCCGTCGCAAACAAGCAGGTTAGCTAGGGATGCGTTAGAAGAGATAGAGGCTGAATTTCATGAAATCCCTCCGCGTTCACCGGACCTAAATCCTATCGAGAACATATTTCATCTTGTAAAGAGATATTTAGAATCCGAAGCAATATCTAGAAATATCACAAGGGAGTCGTTTGAGGAATTTCAAGCTAGAGTTTTAAGAGCTTTTGATTGTATTTGTACTGAAACTATAGATAACACAATTGCCAGTTTGAACAAAAGGATAGAAGCTATCCTTGCCTCTAAAGGCGGTAGAACCAAATATTAA